The DNA region CTGGCCTGGGTGGTCTCAGGGACCCGGCGGCGCTGACCGTGTGCCGGCGTTTCCCCGCCCGTGGTGTGCAGCTGAGTCATAGCGACATGCGCCCTTACCAGATTGCAGCGTTGCCTTATTCATCATGACTTTCTCCATGACTTCTTCTCCTCTGCGCTCTTTCTTGTCCCGCCGTCATCTGCTCGCTGCCCTGGCTGTCAGCACCTTGCTGGCTGCCTGCGGCAAAAGGGCGCCCCAGGCTCAGGCGCTGCCCGCGGGCAGCACCGTGCTGGCTCTCGGCGATTCCCTGACCTCGGGCGTGGGCGCCACGCCGGACACGGCCTATCCCACCGTGCTGCAGTCGCTCACGGGCTGGCAGGTGGTCAACGGCGGGGTTTCGGGCGACACCACGGCCCAGGCGCTGGCGCGCTTGCCGGGGCTGCTGCAGGAGCATCAGCCGCGGCTGGTGATCGTGAGCATCGGCGGCAATGATTTCCTGCGGCAGATGAGCGCTGGCACGGCCAAGGCCACGATCCGCGAGCTCAGCCGCACGGCGCAGGCCGGTGGGGCGCAGGTGCTGCTGGTGGCGGTGCCCCAGGTGTCGCTGCTGGCGGCGGGCACGGGCAGCCTCAAGGACCATCCGCTCTATGCCGAACTGGCCGAGGAGCTCAAGCTGCCGCTGCACGCCGAGGGCTGGGCCGATGTGCTGTCACGGCCCGAGCTGCGGGCCGACACCGTGCATGCCAATGCCCAGGGTTATCGCCAGTTCGCGGAGGGTCTGGTGCAGACGCTCCGCAAAGTCGGCTGGCTTATTTAAGCCAAGCCGGCTCAGCCCACGCTGCTCACGCGCAGCACCCAGGCCGTCTTCTGCCAGGCCTGTACTTCTTCCTGCAGCAGCCAGGCCGACTGCGGGTAGCTCGCGCCCCAGGTGGCGGGGTGGCGCAGCTGGACTTCGGTGCCGCCGTCCCACGCCATCTGCAGGCCCTGCAGGTCGGGGTCGCGTCGGGCATGGCAGAGCACGACGGCCAGGCGCAGGGCCAGCAGCTGCAGGGTGAAGGCCGCGTCGTCGAGCTCGAGATCGAGCTTGCGCAGCTTGCCGCGGTGGCCCAGCACGAGCTGGCCCAGGCGGTGGAGTTCGTTCATGGTGAAGCCGGCGGCGTCGGCGTTGTCCAGGATGTAGGCGCCGTGCTTGTGGTAGTCGCTGTGCGAGATGGCGCTGCCGATCTCATGCAGCTGCGCGGCCCAGCCGAGCTTGCGCAGGTGGCGCTCCAGCTCGGGCAGGTTGTGGCCGTGCGCCAGTTGCTGCAGCAGGGTCTCGGCGACCTGGCTCACGCGCCGGGCCTGGGCCGGGTCCACGCCGAAGTTGCGCGCCAGGCGCTGCACGCTGGTGCTGCGCGGGTCGCTCTGCTCGTGTTCGCGGTCCAGCAGGTCGAAGAGGGCGCCATGGCGCAGCGCACCCTGCGACACATGCATCTCCTCGATCTCCAGCAGGGAGAAAACCGCACGCAACACGCTGACGCCGCCGCCGATCACGGCCCGGCGGTCGTCCTTCATGCCCTCGAGGCGCAGGCGCTCGGCGCTGCCGGCCTTGAGCAGGCGGTCGAGCAGCCAGTCCAGGCCTTCGCGGGTGATCAGGCCGGCCGGCCAGCCCGCGACCTGCAGCACGTCGCCCACGGCGCCCACGGTGCCCGAGGAGCCGTAGGCCGTGTCCCAGT from Gemmatimonadaceae bacterium includes:
- a CDS encoding Ppx/GppA family phosphatase — encoded protein: YLKETVRQGNGLDEDRNLTREAMQRGWDCLGRFAERLAGFKKFQVRAVATQTLREARNREEFLGRAQQILGFPIEVISGREEARLIYQGVSHLLPQSDERRLVVDIGGRSTELILGQGYRPRFMDSYRVGSVAWSMRYFPEGIFSTAAFDTAEIAAQAVLEEALNSCRPQDWDTAYGSSGTVGAVGDVLQVAGWPAGLITREGLDWLLDRLLKAGSAERLRLEGMKDDRRAVIGGGVSVLRAVFSLLEIEEMHVSQGALRHGALFDLLDREHEQSDPRSTSVQRLARNFGVDPAQARRVSQVAETLLQQLAHGHNLPELERHLRKLGWAAQLHEIGSAISHSDYHKHGAYILDNADAAGFTMNELHRLGQLVLGHRGKLRKLDLELDDAAFTLQLLALRLAVVLCHARRDPDLQGLQMAWDGGTEVQLRHPATWGASYPQSAWLLQEEVQAWQKTAWVLRVSSVG